From Solibacillus isronensis, the proteins below share one genomic window:
- a CDS encoding cob(I)yrinic acid a,c-diamide adenosyltransferase, whose protein sequence is MARKGMLLVYTGEGKGKTTASLGVTLRAIGRGMTVKYFQFIKSPERTYGEQIALRKLGVETVQLGIGFTWTKTPEEHREALRKAWQIVKKELQDETTDLLVLDELNNALAISKFPIDDVLPLEEVLEAIRSRPATMHLVVTGRSAHPDLIAMADLVSTVDATKHYYSEQDVTAMKGLEF, encoded by the coding sequence ATGGCGAGAAAAGGAATGCTGCTCGTATATACGGGTGAAGGAAAAGGCAAAACAACCGCTTCATTAGGTGTAACCTTACGTGCAATTGGCCGTGGGATGACGGTGAAGTATTTTCAGTTTATTAAATCACCGGAACGTACATATGGAGAACAAATTGCACTTCGGAAATTAGGTGTTGAAACCGTTCAGCTCGGCATTGGCTTTACGTGGACAAAAACACCGGAAGAACATAGGGAAGCGTTAAGAAAGGCTTGGCAAATTGTAAAAAAGGAATTGCAGGATGAAACGACGGATTTACTAGTTTTGGATGAATTAAATAATGCATTGGCAATTTCAAAATTCCCAATCGATGATGTTTTGCCTTTAGAGGAAGTACTTGAAGCAATTCGGAGTCGACCTGCCACAATGCATTTAGTCGTCACAGGACGTTCGGCACATCCGGATCTTATTGCGATGGCTGATCTGGTTTCAACCGTTGATGCAACGAAACATTATTACAGCGAGCAGGATGTCACAGCTATGAAGGGGCTGGAGTTTTAG
- a CDS encoding precorrin-2 dehydrogenase/sirohydrochlorin ferrochelatase family protein has product MNYFPLMVNIEFKKVVIIGGGHVARQKVEALLPTNAEITVVSPTVTDKLKNYLDEGRAVWKQKLFEPADLDGAALIFAATNDEAVNDVVEEATQHWQLLNRADALGRMDFMNPAVVRRGDFVVTVSTTGASPALTRKVKADLEEQYDESYAEYVSFLKEARLLILKNYEGDAKKAALAQLLEPEILDWIQQKNEEKCAQFLRQIEAGEVN; this is encoded by the coding sequence ATGAATTATTTTCCGTTAATGGTCAATATTGAGTTTAAAAAAGTGGTGATCATTGGTGGTGGCCATGTAGCCCGTCAAAAAGTGGAAGCATTATTACCTACGAATGCTGAAATTACCGTTGTAAGTCCGACAGTAACGGATAAGTTGAAAAACTATTTAGATGAAGGCAGAGCAGTTTGGAAACAAAAGCTTTTTGAACCGGCTGATTTAGACGGTGCAGCCCTCATTTTTGCGGCAACGAATGATGAAGCGGTAAATGATGTTGTGGAAGAAGCAACACAGCATTGGCAATTATTAAATCGTGCAGATGCTTTAGGTCGTATGGATTTTATGAATCCTGCAGTTGTCCGTCGTGGAGATTTTGTTGTAACGGTGTCGACAACTGGCGCAAGTCCGGCGCTTACTAGAAAAGTAAAAGCGGACTTAGAGGAACAATACGATGAAAGTTATGCAGAATATGTTTCATTTTTAAAGGAAGCCCGTCTGCTTATTTTGAAAAACTATGAAGGCGATGCAAAAAAAGCAGCGCTCGCTCAATTGCTTGAACCTGAAATACTCGATTGGATTCAGCAAAAGAATGAGGAAAAATGTGCACAGTTTTTACGTCAGATTGAAGCGGGAGAAGTCAATTGA
- the cobA gene encoding uroporphyrinogen-III C-methyltransferase — MSGFVYIVGAGPGDPKLLTIRALECIQIAEVILYDRLVNPEILKHAPAHCELIYCGKKPGKHGLIQDEIHRVLVEKAQQNKQVVRLKGGDPFVFGRGAEEAAVLRNENIEFEIVPGITAGIAAPAYAGIPVTHRDYATSFAIVTGHGREEKGQDFLSWASLAQIDTIAFYMSIGNIDHITKSLIRHGKKPTTPVAVIEWGTTSNQRTITGQLETISEQIQQEKMVNPSMILVGDVVGIREEIAWFNERIETTC, encoded by the coding sequence TTGAGCGGATTTGTTTATATAGTTGGTGCTGGACCGGGTGACCCGAAATTACTGACAATACGTGCATTAGAGTGCATTCAGATAGCTGAAGTCATTTTATATGACAGATTAGTAAACCCAGAAATTTTAAAACACGCACCAGCCCATTGCGAATTAATTTATTGTGGCAAAAAACCGGGAAAGCATGGCCTCATACAAGACGAAATTCATCGTGTGCTCGTTGAAAAAGCACAGCAGAACAAGCAGGTTGTGCGTCTAAAAGGTGGCGACCCATTTGTCTTTGGACGAGGCGCAGAAGAAGCAGCTGTTCTTCGCAATGAAAATATTGAATTTGAAATTGTCCCAGGGATCACAGCAGGGATAGCGGCACCGGCATATGCAGGCATACCCGTTACACATCGTGATTATGCAACAAGCTTTGCGATTGTTACCGGGCATGGCCGTGAAGAAAAGGGTCAGGATTTTTTAAGCTGGGCAAGTCTCGCACAAATCGATACGATTGCGTTTTATATGAGTATCGGTAATATCGATCATATTACGAAAAGTCTAATCAGACACGGAAAGAAACCGACAACCCCGGTTGCAGTAATTGAATGGGGAACAACAAGCAATCAGCGTACGATTACAGGTCAATTAGAGACGATTTCCGAACAAATTCAGCAGGAGAAAATGGTCAACCCTTCGATGATTCTAGTTGGGGATGTTGTAGGAATTCGTGAAGAAATTGCCTGGTTCAATGAAAGGATTGAGACAACATGTTAG
- a CDS encoding nitroreductase family protein, with protein MLEALKKRRAVRQFLAKEVEQEKIEQLLEAATYAPNDRMREPWQFYVLQGDSLKRFEQVAFNYLQQRFPTKPNLVESSMQAVTKTPLIIVVTSAVVEGDEGATLDNKFAVSSAIMSMWLMAEALGLGMVWRTRGVGLVHETALHEFIGATDSEHLVGTLCIGYPEEPGTTEKKRTPFSEKTTWV; from the coding sequence ATGTTAGAAGCATTAAAAAAACGACGGGCGGTTCGTCAATTTTTAGCTAAGGAAGTAGAACAGGAAAAGATTGAACAATTATTGGAAGCAGCAACTTATGCACCGAATGACCGTATGCGCGAGCCTTGGCAATTTTATGTGCTGCAAGGAGATAGTTTAAAACGTTTTGAACAAGTAGCATTCAATTATTTACAGCAGCGCTTCCCGACAAAACCAAACTTAGTGGAAAGCTCCATGCAGGCCGTTACAAAAACACCGCTTATCATTGTCGTTACTTCTGCTGTAGTCGAAGGTGATGAAGGGGCGACGCTGGACAATAAATTTGCTGTCAGCAGTGCAATCATGTCGATGTGGCTGATGGCTGAAGCGCTTGGTTTAGGCATGGTGTGGCGGACACGCGGAGTCGGTCTTGTACATGAAACAGCTTTGCATGAATTTATCGGGGCGACGGATTCCGAACACCTCGTAGGTACGTTATGTATTGGCTATCCGGAGGAACCAGGTACAACGGAGAAAAAACGTACACCATTTTCAGAAAAAACTACTTGGGTATAG